In Blastopirellula sediminis, the following proteins share a genomic window:
- the hisA gene encoding 1-(5-phosphoribosyl)-5-[(5-phosphoribosylamino)methylideneamino]imidazole-4-carboxamide isomerase — translation MQIWPAIDLRGGKCVRLQQGDYNRETVFGDDPADMAKRWVEQGAECLHLVDLDGAKDGQVSNRNAIAAILAAVNIPCELGGGIRDEETIKTLLDLGMARLVIGSKAVREPDWFEEMCMRYPGKLALGIDARDGLAATDGWLETSNVSAITLAQKYEHLPIAAVIYTDIATDGMMSGPNVPAMAEMKASIRFPVVASGGVTTVEDVAQLAAAGLDGAIVGRTLYEGKMTVSAAVEAARAALL, via the coding sequence ATGCAGATTTGGCCCGCCATTGATCTTCGAGGCGGTAAATGCGTTCGCCTTCAACAAGGCGATTACAACCGAGAAACTGTTTTCGGCGATGACCCGGCCGATATGGCGAAGCGCTGGGTCGAGCAAGGCGCCGAATGTCTGCATCTGGTCGATCTTGACGGCGCCAAGGATGGTCAAGTCAGCAACCGCAATGCGATCGCGGCGATTCTCGCGGCGGTAAACATCCCCTGCGAATTGGGCGGCGGCATCCGCGACGAGGAAACGATCAAAACGTTGCTCGATCTCGGTATGGCTCGTCTGGTGATCGGCAGTAAAGCGGTGCGTGAGCCTGATTGGTTTGAAGAAATGTGCATGCGTTATCCCGGCAAGTTGGCGCTGGGGATCGACGCACGCGACGGCTTGGCGGCGACCGACGGTTGGCTCGAAACGAGCAATGTCTCGGCGATCACGCTGGCCCAAAAATACGAACACCTGCCGATTGCGGCAGTTATATATACCGACATTGCGACCGACGGCATGATGTCCGGTCCGAACGTCCCGGCGATGGCGGAAATGAAAGCGTCGATTCGCTTTCCGGTCGTCGCTTCCGGCGGCGTGACCACCGTCGAAGACGTCGCCCAACTGGCGGCAGCCGGCTTGGACGGAGCGATTGTCGGACGAACTTTGTACGAAGGAAAAATGACCGTCTCAGCCGCTGTTGAAGCGGCGCGAGCGGCACTTTTATAG
- a CDS encoding elongation factor G, producing MSTRLEASVRDIVLCGHGSSGKTSLIDRILETTHEVEGRHSVDDGTSVTDFEPEEKLHHYSVDAALAHFRHRGVRFNCIDAPGYPDFIGQTISAMRGADTAVIVIDAHSGIAVNTRRVYIEAEHAGLGRIIVVNKMDIENVDYPSLLDSIRETFGSHCIPFNVPCAKGGHFDRVVGVMDDGADASGALVDPTRFRQPLIEAAIEADEAWMERYFEGEVPSRAELADLIPHAVAAGALVPVVSCSIKSGVGFTELLDALAVCAVPPSMMHRSALGPDGEPVELNGDPDGPLAAQVFKTRIDPFVQKLSYIRVYNGTLHKDELIHLNNGSRKGVKIGQLMEVQGSELRPVDEAHPGDIVAVAKIEDLHTGVNEGDLKLPEIDFPEPMVGVAIRPKSRNDEAKLNAALHKLVEEDPTVRVDHDPQTHEVVLRGMSDLHLCLLQERLLRRDHVEIETHEPKIPYRETIQSEAEGSFRHKKQTGGRGQFAEVHIRVCPLPRGTDVEKFANKSRFPHMKNRHYLPEFNFLWIDSVVGGAIPGNFMPAIEKGFLERLNQGVLTGCQIQNLCVEVFFGKFHPVDSSETAFKIAGSKVLRDVFKKANPVLLEPMAELEITVPEAKMGDVYSDLSTRRGQVLGAQSASPGYQTVSATAPLAEVMTYARTLSSMTGGQGSYSMRFSHYDAAPPNVQDMVLRQSGQVEEDDS from the coding sequence ATGTCTACCCGTCTTGAGGCAAGCGTCCGCGATATTGTGTTGTGCGGTCACGGCTCTTCTGGCAAAACGAGCCTGATTGACCGCATTCTTGAAACGACTCACGAAGTCGAAGGCCGTCACAGCGTGGACGACGGCACCAGCGTTACCGACTTCGAGCCGGAAGAAAAGCTGCATCACTATTCGGTCGATGCGGCGCTCGCTCACTTCCGTCACCGCGGCGTCCGATTCAATTGCATCGACGCTCCCGGATACCCCGACTTCATTGGCCAAACCATTTCGGCCATGCGCGGCGCCGATACCGCCGTCATCGTCATCGACGCCCATAGCGGAATCGCCGTCAACACGCGCCGCGTCTATATAGAAGCGGAACATGCCGGGCTCGGACGAATCATCGTCGTTAACAAGATGGACATCGAAAACGTCGACTATCCGTCCCTGCTCGACTCGATTCGCGAGACGTTCGGTTCCCACTGCATCCCCTTCAATGTGCCATGCGCCAAAGGGGGTCACTTTGACCGGGTGGTCGGCGTGATGGACGACGGGGCCGACGCCAGCGGCGCTTTGGTCGATCCGACCAGATTCCGCCAGCCGCTGATCGAAGCCGCAATCGAAGCGGACGAAGCGTGGATGGAACGTTACTTTGAGGGCGAAGTCCCCAGTCGCGCCGAATTGGCCGATTTGATTCCGCATGCCGTCGCCGCCGGAGCATTGGTTCCGGTCGTCAGTTGCTCGATCAAGTCGGGCGTCGGTTTCACCGAACTGCTCGATGCACTCGCGGTCTGTGCAGTGCCGCCGTCGATGATGCATCGCAGCGCTCTTGGTCCTGACGGCGAGCCGGTTGAATTGAACGGCGATCCCGATGGTCCGTTGGCCGCCCAGGTATTCAAAACGCGGATCGATCCCTTCGTGCAGAAGTTGTCGTACATCCGCGTCTACAACGGCACGCTCCACAAAGACGAATTGATTCACCTCAACAACGGCAGTCGCAAAGGGGTGAAGATTGGTCAGCTGATGGAAGTGCAGGGCTCCGAACTTCGCCCCGTCGACGAAGCCCATCCCGGCGATATCGTCGCGGTCGCCAAGATCGAAGATCTGCATACCGGCGTCAACGAAGGGGATCTGAAACTTCCCGAGATCGACTTCCCCGAACCGATGGTCGGCGTGGCGATCCGTCCGAAGAGCCGCAACGACGAAGCGAAGCTCAACGCGGCGCTGCACAAGTTGGTTGAAGAAGATCCAACGGTCCGAGTCGACCATGATCCGCAAACGCACGAAGTGGTGCTACGGGGAATGAGCGACTTGCATCTCTGCTTGTTGCAGGAACGTCTCTTGCGACGCGATCACGTCGAGATCGAAACGCACGAGCCGAAGATTCCGTATCGCGAAACGATTCAAAGCGAAGCGGAAGGTTCGTTCCGGCACAAGAAGCAGACCGGCGGTCGCGGACAGTTCGCCGAAGTTCATATTCGGGTCTGCCCCTTGCCGCGTGGAACCGACGTTGAAAAGTTCGCCAACAAGAGTCGCTTCCCCCACATGAAGAATCGGCACTACCTGCCGGAATTCAACTTCCTGTGGATCGACTCGGTGGTCGGCGGCGCGATCCCGGGTAACTTCATGCCGGCGATCGAAAAGGGCTTCCTGGAACGGTTGAACCAGGGGGTGTTGACCGGCTGCCAGATCCAGAATCTGTGCGTCGAAGTCTTCTTTGGCAAGTTCCATCCAGTCGACAGCTCGGAAACGGCGTTCAAGATCGCCGGCTCGAAGGTGCTGCGAGACGTCTTCAAGAAGGCGAATCCGGTGCTGCTGGAACCGATGGCCGAACTGGAGATCACCGTTCCGGAAGCGAAAATGGGGGACGTTTACAGCGATCTCTCGACACGCCGCGGTCAGGTGCTGGGGGCACAGAGCGCCAGTCCAGGCTACCAGACGGTCAGCGCCACGGCGCCGCTTGCCGAGGTAATGACTTACGCCAGAACGCTTTCGAGCATGACCGGCGGGCAAGGATCGTACTCGATGCGGTTTAGTCACTACGACGCCGCTCCGCCGAACGTGCAAGACATGGTTCTGCGTCAGTCGGGCCAAGTCGAGGAGGACGATTCGTAA